The Anaeromyxobacter sp. Fw109-5 genomic interval CCTGCGGCGCGAGAAGGGCCGCTGGTCGCTGCTCCACCCCAGCCTCGCCGAGGAGGCGCAGCTCTTCGAGCACTCCGCGACGGCGCTCGCCGTGGCCGCCGATCGCATCCTGCGCAAGCACGGGAAGCGGATCATCGGCGAGCAGCTCGCGACCCGCCGGCTCGCCGACATCATGGTGGACCTGTTCGCGCTCGCGGCGATGCTCGCCCGCGTCTCCACCGGCATCGAGGACCGCGGAGAGGCGTCGGTGGAGATGGAGCGCCAGATCGTCCGCACCTTCGCGTGGCAGGCGAAGCGGCGCGTGGACCAGAACCTCGCCGGCATCGACGACAACGAGGACCCCACCGTCAAGCAGCTCGCGAAGCACGTCCTCGAGACTGGCAAGTACGTCTGGGACAACCTCTAGCCGCGGCGCGGCGGCCTGCCCCCCTGCGGGCAGGCCGCGTCCCCCTTAGCCGGGCCGGGCGGCGTCACGCCGCGTGCAGGAAGGTCGCGACGACCCTCTCCCAGCCCTCCTCCCCGAGCGTGGAGGGGGTGGGCGGGGGGAGCTCCCCGCCGTCCGCGGCCACCAGCCCCAGCTCATGCTCGACGTAGCGGTCGAGCCGAGCGCGCTCGCGGCGCAGCCAGCCGCCTCCCTCCCGGTCCTGGGGGAAGGTCATGTACCCGCCGTCGGCGGGCGCGATGGTGAACAGCCAGCCGCGCCCGTATGGCTCGAGCTTCACGAGCGAGGGGTCCCGGCGCACCGCCCCGTTCCTCGCCACCACCACACCATCCACCGGCGCGCCGATGCGGATCGAGCGGCCGCCGGCGTGGACCACCGCCACCGGCTCCCCGCGGCGCACCTGCGTGCCCGGGCGCGGCAGGTCGACGGCGCTCGTCGACGGGATGAGCCGCTGGGCGAAGTCGTCCAGCCCCACCCGCAGCCCGCCGGCCGCCGACGCGAGCCAGGTGTGGTTGGGGGCGTAGTAGGCGCCGCGACGGAACGCGAGCCCGCCCACCTCGCCCACGGCGGCCTCGCGGCGGCGCTGGAGCGCGCGCCACGCCAGCGCGAGGACCAGCGCCGGGACGGCGAGCGCGGCGAGCCCGGCCACGAACACCGCCGAGCGACCCGCGACACCGAGGAGGAATGAGCCGAGCGTCTCGAGGAATGACACCAGCGTCGTCATGATGCGCTCCCTTCGTGGTCGGAACCCGATCCGATCCCCCGGAGTCGCAAGGCGCGGG includes:
- a CDS encoding glycine cleavage system protein H — its product is MTTLVSFLETLGSFLLGVAGRSAVFVAGLAALAVPALVLALAWRALQRRREAAVGEVGGLAFRRGAYYAPNHTWLASAAGGLRVGLDDFAQRLIPSTSAVDLPRPGTQVRRGEPVAVVHAGGRSIRIGAPVDGVVVARNGAVRRDPSLVKLEPYGRGWLFTIAPADGGYMTFPQDREGGGWLRRERARLDRYVEHELGLVAADGGELPPPTPSTLGEEGWERVVATFLHAA